The stretch of DNA GGGGATCACGTACTGGCCGGTCGTCGAGGTGCTGAAGCAGCTCGACGTACTACCTCCTGACGAGACCGCCGCGGTGGCGATCCGCTCGCTCCTCGGCGAGAGCGCCGCGGCGACATCGGCGGAGGAGATCGCGTGGGCCTTCCGCAAGACGCTTGAGCACGCTGCGGCCGAGCGGCCGCTGGTGGTCGTCTTCGACGACATCCAATGGGGCGAGGAGACGTTCCGCGACCTGATCGAGCACGTTGCGCTCCTGTCCTCGGGCGCATCGATCCTGCTGCTGTGCATCGCGCGGCCGGAGCTCACTGAGCGCCGCCCCGCCTGGCCGGTGACGCTTCGGCTCGAGCCCCTGGGCGACGACGACGTCGAGGAGCTCATCGCGGAGCGCACTCCGGCGAAGCTGCGCGAGAGGATCGCTCGCGCGGCGGGCGGCAACCCGCTCTTCATTGAGGAGATGCTGGCGATGGCCGAGGAGGCGGATGGCGAGGTGGTCGTCCCGCCCACCCTGCAGGCGCTGCTCGCCGCGCGGCTGGATCAGCTCGAGACGGCCGAGCGGAGCGTGCTCGAGCGAGGTGCGATCGAGGGGGAGATCTTCCACCGGGGTGCCGTCCAGGCCCTCGCACCCGAGGAGACCCAGGTCACGCCTCGCCTGGCCGCGCTCGTGCGCAAGGAGCTGATCAGGCCGAACAGGCCACAGCTGGCGGGCGAGGACGGCTTCCGCTTCCGCCATCTGCTGATCCGCGACGCAGCCTACGAGGCGCTGCCGAAGGCGGTGCGGGCAGACCTCCACCAGCGCTTCGCATCCTGGCTGGAGGAGCACGGGACCGAGCTCGTCGAGCTCGACGAGATCCTCGGCTACCACCTCGAGCAGGCTTGCCGCTACCGTGCCGAGCTCGGGACGCCGGACGACCCGATGCTGGCCGCGTCCGCGAGGCGCCGCCTGACCGCCGCCGGCCACCGCGCAGACCTCCGCCAGGACTACGGCGCCGCCGTGAGCCTGCTCGAGCGCGCCGCCGCGCTCGTGCCCGCGGCCGAGATCGACCTCGCCCTCGAAACCGAGCTCGGCGACGCCCTGTTCTGGGCAGGCAAGGGCGTCGACGCGCGCCGGCGCGCGGATTCCCTCGCCGAGCGGGCCTCGGCCGCGGGCGATCGTGTCGGCGAGCTCTGCGGGAGGGTCAAGGCGAGCCTGTTTCTCAGCTTCCTCGAGCCGGAGGGCGAGACCGAGAAGCTGGCCGCCCTTCTCGAGCAGGCGTTGCCCGTGTTCCAGGCCGCCGGGGACGACGTGGCCCTGTACGTCGGATACTCCGCGCTCGGGCAGGTGGCGAACATGCGCGGGCAGATGGACGGCGGGCTGGACGCATACGAGCGGGCCTCCGCCCACGCTCGACAGGCGGGCCGCGGCGCTCAGTTCGTTGCGTGGCGCGGCACCTTTCGCTTCATGGGCACGACACCCGTGTCGGGACTGCTCACGTGGCTTGACGAGAACGAGCCACGAGAAGGGCGGAACCACTGGCTCCGTGCGTACCGGGCCGGGGCGCTGGCGATGCTCGGTCGCTTCGACGAGGCGCGCGCGATCCTCGCCGAAACACGTGCGGAGCTGGCGGAGCGCGGCGCAGGAATCCAGCTAGCGGTGGTGACCGGCATGGACTCAGTCGACGTCGAGCTTTGGGCCGGCGATCCCGCCGCCGCCGCCGAGCTCGGAGCAGAAGGGTGCAGGCTGTTCGAGGAGCTGGGGGAGCAGAGCATGCTGTCGACCGCGGCCGGGAGGCTCGCGCAGGCGCTCTACGCGCTCGACCGGCTCGAGGAGGCAGACGGCTGGGCCGGCCGCGCGGCGGAGCTCGGCGCGAGCGACGACGCGTTCACGCAGATGCTCTGGCGGCAGGTCAGGGCGAAGGTGCTCGCGCGTCGCGGCCAGCACGCCGAGGCGAAGCGGCTCGCGCGTGAGGCGGTGGCGGTCGGCGAGAAGACCGACATGCTCAACCCGCAGGGCGATGTGTATGCCGACCTCGCCGATGTGCTCCTACTGGCCGGGAAGGCCGACGAGGCAGCCGTAGCACTCGGGCAGGCGCTCGGCTGTTACGAGCGCAAGGGCAACCTCGTCTCAACCCAACGCGCCCAAACGCGACTCGCCGAGTTCCTGGACGCCGCGCCGCGATGAGGGCCCCCGTCGTACCGGTTGCGCGGCTCGCTCACGAGTGAGATCCGCGGCCGCCAAGCACTGGGAGTGTCTCAATTGTAAAGACTGCCACTACCAAGCATTGACGCGCCTTGACTGCAAGCTGAGATAGGACAATCATCGACAGGGAGGCACGATGGCCGGCGGTCAACGAGTGGCTCGGCTCCGGGCGCAGGGGGTGACAGTAGCCATGTCGCTCGTCCTCGCCGCAACCGGCTGCGCCGGCACCGCGTCAACCACTCCGACCCCGAGCGTGCCCCCAGCGGTAACGGTGATCCTTGAGGAGAGCGCCTTCGTCCCGCCAGGTGGCGCGGCCATCGATGGCGTGCCCGCACTGACCATCCCTGTCGGCACCACTGTGATCTGGACCAACCGGGACGCCATCGACCATACCGCCACAGAGTATCTCAACGGGTTCAGCAAGCCGGACGCCCGGTTTGATCTCGAGCTGACGCCGGGAGCGAATGGAAGCTACACGTTCGACGAGGCCGGCACCTACGAGGTCGGGTGTGTGCCGCACCCCCCGATGCAGATGCTCGTGATCGTCGAGGAGGCGACCTAGGTCAACGAGACGATCAGCTCGCCCAGGGTCTGCTCGAGCCGGTCGTAGCCCAGGTTGGCCCGCCCAATCACTACGATCGAGCGTAGCGCGGCGGAATGCTCCCCCACGCCAGAGTGTGGGGAACCCGATGACTGACGCGGTGCCTACCCCTCATCTCCCCGCCATCGAGCAACGCCAGCAGGCAACCTGGGCCGCCGGTGGACATCACATGGTCGGGACGCAGATCGTCAACGTGTCCGAGCTGCTCATCAAGGCGCTCGACCTGCACTCAACCGAGAAGGTCCTCGACGTCGCCAGCTGGACGAAGTGCATGGGCCTGAACCGGCGGCTGCCGCCTCATGACGCCTAGACTGGCGGGGTGCCCGCCTGTGCGAAATGCGGCTTCGAGTACGAGGGCGCGTTCAGGTTCTGCCCCGTGTGCGGTGCAGAGCTGGCCGCAGCGGCGCCTTCGCATGAGCAGCGCAAGACGGTCACTGTCGTGTTCTGCGACCTGGCCGGCTCCACCGAGCTCGGCGAGACGATGGATCCGGAGCGCTTGCGGACGTTGCTGGCGGGGTACTTCGCGCGGATGCGCGCGATCGTCGAGAGTCACGGCGGCAGCGTGGAGAAGTTCATCGGCGACGCTGTGATGGCGGTATTCGGCGTGCCGGTCGTCCACGAGGACGACGCGTTGCGCGCGATCCGGGCGGCGCTGGAGATGCGCGATGCGCTGCCCGCGCTTGGACTGCAGGGGCGGATCGGGGTCATGACTGGCGAGGTGGTGACCGGGACGGTTGAGCGGCTGGCAACCGGTGATGCAGTGAACGTCGCCGCGCGGCTGGAGCAGGCGGCCCAGCCGGGCGAGGTCCTGATCGGGCAGCCGACGCTCGCCCTGGTTCGCGACGCGGCCGAGGTCGAGCCGCTCGAGCCACTCCACCTGAAGGGCAAGTCCGAGCCGGTTCATGCGTACCGGCTCCTCAGCGTTCGCGAGGCGCCGGAACGGCGGCATGAGACGCGGTTCGTCGGACGTGAGCGCGAGCTCGCGCTCGTCCGGCATGCCTGGGAGCGGGTACAGGCCGAGCGCCACTGCGAGCTGGTCACGGTCGTCGGCGATGCGGGCGTGGGGAAGTCTCGGCTGATCGTGGAGTTCCTGGCTTCGTTGGACGCGACGGCCGTGCGCGGCCGCTGCCTCCCGTACGGCGAGGGGATCACGTACTGGCCGGTCGTCGAGGTACTGAAGCAGCTCGACATGCTGCCCGCTGACAAGACCGCCGCCGTGGCGATCCGCTCGCTGCTCGGGGAGAGCGAGGCGTCGACATCGGCCGAGGAGATCGCGTGGGCATTCCGCAAGACGCTGGAGTCGGCGGCGGCCGAGCGCCCGCTGGTGGTCGTCTTCGACGACATCCAGTGGGGCGAGGAGACGTTCCGCGAGCTGATCGAGCATGTCGCGCTCCGTTCCTCGGGCGCGGCGATCCTGCTGCTCTGCCTCGCGCGCCCCGAGCTGACCGATCGTCGACCCGCGTGGCCGGTGACCCTGCGGCTCGAGCCGCTGGGTGACGACGACGTCGAGGAGCTGATCCCTGAACACATCGCCCGTGAGCTGCGGGACAGGATCAGTCGGGCGGCGGGCGGCAACCCGCTTTTCATCGGAGAAATGCTGGCCATTGCCGGCGAGGCGGAAGGCGAGGTGGTTGTCCCGCCCACCCTGCAGGCCCTGCTTGCGGCGCGTTTGGATCAACTCGAGACGGGCGAGCGAAGCGTGCTCGAGCGGGGCGCGATCGAGGGGGAGATCTTCCACCGCGGAGCCGTCCAGGCCCTCGCACCGGACGACACCCAGGTGATGCCGCGCCTGGGCGCTCTCGTGCGCAAGGAGCTGATCAGGCCCGACCGTCCCCAGCTGGCGGGCGAGGACGGATACCGATTCCGTCACCTGCTGATTCGCGACGCCGCTTACGAAGCGCTGGCCAAGGGAATGCGGGCTGATCTCCATGCGCGCTTCGCCGCTTGGCTGGAGGAGCACGGGGCCGAGCTGGTCGAGCTGGACGAGATCCTCGGCTACCACCTCGAGCGGGCCTGCCGCTACCGGGCCGAGCTCGGGCTGCCGGACGACCCGATGCTGGCGGCGGAGGCTCGAAGGCGCCTGACGGCCGGCGGCCAGCGAGCGCAGCTCCGGTCTGACTTTCGCGCCGCCGTCAGCCTGTTCGAGCGGGCTGCCGCGTTCGTACCCCAGGCCGAGATCGACCTCGCCCTCGAAACCGACCTCCTCGACGCCTTGTTCTGGGCAGGCAGGGGCGTCGAGGCGCTCCGGCGCGCGGATTTTCTCGCCGAGCGCGCCGCGTCCACGGGCGATCGTGTCAGCGAGCTGTGCGCGAGGGTCAAAGCGGGCGTGCTCCGCCTCAACCTCGAGCCGGAGGGCGCGACCGAGAACCTGACTGCCCTCCTCGAGCGGGCGTTGCCGGTGTTCGAGGAGGCCGCCGATGATGTGGCCCTTTACACCGCCTACCACGCGCTCGGGTGGGTGGCGGCCATGCGCGCGCGGATGGACGCCGGGCTTGAGGCATTCGACCGTGCCGCAGCCCACGCTCGGCGGGTGGGCCGGAAGGATGAGTACGTCGGGATGCGCGCCTCTGTTCGCCTGTGGGGCACGACCCCGGTCTCGGAACTGTTGCCGTGGCTTGACGAGAACGAGCCACGAGAAACGATGGACCACCGGCTGCGCGCGAGCCGAGCCTGGGCGCTGGCGATGCTCGGTCGTGTGGACGAGGCGCGCGCGATCCTCGCCGAAACACGGGCGCAGCTTTCGGAGCGCGGAGGGGGAATCGAGCTCGCAATGGCGACCGGCATGGAATCCGTCAACGTCGAGCTTTTGGCCGGGGATCCCGCGGCAGCCGCCGAGCTCGGAAGAGCGGGGTGCAGCCTGTTCGAGGAGCTGGGAGACAAGAGCATCCTGTCAACCGCGGCGGGGATGCTCGGACAGGCGCTCTACGCGCTCGACCGGCTTGAGGAGGCCGACGCCTGGGCCAGCCGCGCGGCGGAGCTCGGCGCGAGCGACGACGCGCTGACCCAGGCACTCTGGCGGCAGGTCCGGGCGAAGGTGCTTGCATGTCGCGGCCAGCACGCAGAGGCGGAGCGGCTCGGGCGCGAAGCGGTCGCGATCTCTGAGAAGACCGACCAGCTTGACGCGCAGGGCGATGCATATGCCGACCTCGCCGAGGTGCTCTCACTCGACGGCCGCTCGAAGGAAGCTGCCGCCGCGCTCGGACAGGCGCTTGGGTGCTACGAGCGCAAGGGCAACCTCGTCTCAACACAACGTGCGCAGACGCGACTCGCGGAGCTCGTGGACGGAACACCTTGATGACGACAGGCTGGGGACTGCCCGCCGTACTGCGCTTTGCCACCCTCGCGGTGGCCGCTGGTGCGGTAGTCGTGGTCGTCCTGGTCGCCGTGGGTCCGCCCGTGCGGCCTCCGGGCCTGGGCGGCCCTATCCCCTTGCCATCGGTCGAGCAGGCGGCGTCCCCGGCGGTGGGCGAGACTGAGGTCGATTGTGGCCCACTCGACCAAGCCACCTGTGACCGGGTCGTGGCGCGGCTCATCGCGCAGTGGCGCAGGGCGTGGCGCGATGGCCATGACGGGCCGCCCCCGGATGTCCCGATCCTGAGCGTGGTGATTGGACCGGGCGGCGTCACCGAGAGCGGCTGCGTCTGGGAGTACGAGATCAGCTGGCCCGGTGGCGGCCGGGTCGTCCAAGCATCATGCCCCTAGCCGTTCGGCAGGCCGCACCCATACCTACGGATCGACCAATTCGAGAGTTAGGGTCGTTTCCACGATCTTGCGCGCGGATCCATGATCCTCAAAGACCCAGCTCCGCGGATCTTCATGTATGTCGAACGCTCTGTCGGTATCGGCCAGCAATGCGCCGGGCAACGTCCTATCCAGACCCATTCGGTCCGCCCCCGATCTTGAGAGCGGCGAAAAGAAGCTCCCTCGCAAGACCGTCCGGCGGACACCGGAACGCCGATCCATCAGGCAGAGGCATGGGCAGCGGCTCCGTTGACCTCGAGATCGCCGGCGGCGACGATACGCATCGTGCGCGCTTGCCCCACCTGCGGCCACGAGAATCCGGAGAACTCCCGTTTCTGCGGCAACTGCGCAAACTTGCTCGAGGCAGCGGCACCGGAGCGCCGTAAGCTCGCCACCCTCCTCTTCTGCGACGTCTCGGGCTCGACGGCCTTGGGCGAACAGCTCGATCCCGAGACCGTCCGCGAGCTGATGTTCCGCTACTTCCACACGATGCGCGACGCCATTGAGGGGCACGGCGGGACGGTCGAGAAGTTCATCGGGGATGCGGTGATGGCGGTCTTCGGCATCCCGGAGAGTCACGAAGACGATGCCCTCCGCGCAGTCCGAGCCGCAGCCGAAATGCAAGAGCGGATGGCCGAGCTCAACGTCGAGTTGGCGCGCACACACGGCCAGGAGCTCCGCCTGCGCATCGGAGTCAACACCGGCGAGGTGGTTTCCGGAGACGCGACCAGCCGCGTTGCCCTGGTCACGGGGGACGCCGTTAACGTCGCCGCCAGGTTGGAGCAGGCCGCGGCACCAGGTGAGGTCCTGCTCGGACCGATGACCCATCGGCTTGTGGCACATGCAGTAGACGCCGAAGCCACCAAGCCACTGGAGCTGAAAGGCAAGGCAGACGCGCTGCCCGCCTACCGATTGCTGGCGGTGAGCTCGACAGAGCGTCGAGCGCCACGCGCGTTGACCGAGATGATGGGCCGCGACGCAGAGCTCGCGGATCTCCGGGCGATTATCGACCGCGTAGGTACTGGTCGACGGGCCGAGATGGCGATCGTCATCGGTGAGGCGGGGGTCGGGAAGTCAAGGCTCGCGGCCGAATTCTTGGCACGGCTGCCCACCCAGCATGTCGTCCTACAGGGCCGCTGTCTGTCGTACGGCGCGGGAATCACGTACTGGCCGATCGGCGAGATCGCCCGCTGCGCCGCCAGAATCCACGACGAGGACGAGCCGCTATCGGCGCTGGCGAAGCTGGAGGCATTGATCGGTGGCGAGGATGGGGAGGTCGCAGCGCTTCGGGTGGGCCAGGCCATTGGCCTCGCCGGGGGAGCGGCACCGGCCGAGGAGATCAGCTGGGCGGTTCGCCGGCTGCTCGAGGCGGTGGCGCAGGAAGCCGTGGCGGTGGTCGTAATCGACGACCTCCAATGGGCGGAGCCGGCCTTGCTCAGCCTGGTGCGTCAGCTGGTTACCAGCGTAGACGCGCCGGTTCTGCTTCTCTGCCTCGCACGCCCCGAGCTGCTCGAGACGCATCCGGACTGGCCACTCCAACTGCTCCTCGATCCACTCGGAGCGACCGACATCCACCGGCTCATCGGCGCCCTCCTGGACACGCGCACGGACGCCGGCCAGCGCCTGATGCAGCGATTGGTCGAAACGGCGGGAGGCAACCCGCTCTTCGCAGAGGAGCTCGTTTCGTCTCTCGTAGAAGAGGGTCATATCAGGCACGGCGAGGCGGGCCTGATCGCGGACGACGCGCCCGAACGGATCCGCCTACCCGACGCGCTGGGCGCCCTCCTTGGCGCGCGGATCGACCGACTGGCCTCCGCGCCCAGGCAGGTGTTGGAGGGCGGATCCGTGGAGGGCGAAGTGTTCCATCGTGGCGCTGCGACGGCGCTTTCCGGTGCGCCGCACGGCGTGGCGCCCGCACTCGACGAGCTGGCGGCCAAGCGGTGGGTGTACCCGGCCCGATCCGATTTCGTGGATGACGCCGCCTTCCGCTTTCGCCATCTGCTCGTTCGGGATGCAGCCTACGGTGCGATCCCAAAGCGCCGCCGCGCCGTCCTGCACCGTCTATTCGCCGACTGGCTGTCAGCGCGCGCCGGCACGCGTGCGACGGAGTTCGAGGAGATCATGGGCTATCACCTCGAGCAGTCATACCGCTACCAGTGCGAGCTCGGACCGCCGGACAGCGAGACGGTGGCGATCGGCGATCGCTCATCGGAGCTCCTTCACGCGGCCGGGCGCCGTGCCGTGCTTCGGGGAGATCAGGCCGCGAGGCGGCTGCTCCAACGGGCCGTAGACCTCGCCAGCGACCAGCTTCGGCGGATGGGGATCGAGATCGAACTCGCGACAGTTCCGATGACACCGAAGTCGGAGGCACTCGCGCAGCTGGCTTCAATCCACGAGCGCGCGGAGGCAGCCGGCGCGGAGCTGCTCGCGCTCCATGCGCGCACCGAGGAATTGTGGATTCTGTCGTGGACCGATCCAATCGGCGCGCCTGGCCGTATCACCGAGCTGGAGTCGATCATTGGACGCCTCGAGGGACTGCGCGATCCTGACGGTCTGGCGCGTGCGCTGCGACTGCTTGCGGAAGAGCGATTCCAGGCGGGACGCGGCGCCCTCGCACTCGAGCTGATCGACCAGGCGATTGGCGCGGCGCGCGAGGTGGGCGACACTCTCCTTGAGGACACCGCGGTAGAGCGTCGGCTTCAGTACATGGTGTGCGCACCCATTCACTCCAGCAAAGTCGTCGAGGCTGCGCAGGAGTTGCTGGGTAGGTCGACACCGTTGGGACTCGGCCTCCGCGCGGAAACGCTCAAATACCTCGCCGTAATGCTGGCAATGCTCGGTCGGTCGGAAGCAGCCCGTGCGGCGCTCGCTGAGGGCAGCACAATTGAGGCCCAGCTTGGCTGGCGCTCCACTGGCCAGGCGGGCGGAGCGACTCTCATGCTGACCGGCGACCTTGCGGGCGCGGAAGAGGTCATGCGCGCGGGCCTTGCGACCCTGGAGGAGGCGGGCGACATCGGTATGGCCGCGACGTCGCGCGCGGAACTGGCTCAGGTGCTCTTCGCCCGGGGTGCCACCGAC from Chloroflexota bacterium encodes:
- a CDS encoding adenylate/guanylate cyclase domain-containing protein: MPACAKCGFHSEGPFRFCPECGEELAAAAPSREQRKTVTVLFCDLTGSTALGETLDPERLRVLLARYFERMQAIVERHGGSVEKFIGDAVMAVFGVPVVHEDDALRAVRAALEMRDALPDLGLQGRIGVMTGEVVTGTEERLATGDAVNVAARLEQAAQPGEVLIGQPTLALVRDAAEVELVEPLELKGKAEPVSAYRLLRVHDAPERRHEARFVGRARELAAVRDAWERVQAEQRCELVTILGDAGVGKSRLVAEVLASLEATVVRGRCLPYGEGITYWPVVEVLKQLDVLPPDETAAVAIRSLLGESAAATSAEEIAWAFRKTLEHAAAERPLVVVFDDIQWGEETFRDLIEHVALLSSGASILLLCIARPELTERRPAWPVTLRLEPLGDDDVEELIAERTPAKLRERIARAAGGNPLFIEEMLAMAEEADGEVVVPPTLQALLAARLDQLETAERSVLERGAIEGEIFHRGAVQALAPEETQVTPRLAALVRKELIRPNRPQLAGEDGFRFRHLLIRDAAYEALPKAVRADLHQRFASWLEEHGTELVELDEILGYHLEQACRYRAELGTPDDPMLAASARRRLTAAGHRADLRQDYGAAVSLLERAAALVPAAEIDLALETELGDALFWAGKGVDARRRADSLAERASAAGDRVGELCGRVKASLFLSFLEPEGETEKLAALLEQALPVFQAAGDDVALYVGYSALGQVANMRGQMDGGLDAYERASAHARQAGRGAQFVAWRGTFRFMGTTPVSGLLTWLDENEPREGRNHWLRAYRAGALAMLGRFDEARAILAETRAELAERGAGIQLAVVTGMDSVDVELWAGDPAAAAELGAEGCRLFEELGEQSMLSTAAGRLAQALYALDRLEEADGWAGRAAELGASDDAFTQMLWRQVRAKVLARRGQHAEAKRLAREAVAVGEKTDMLNPQGDVYADLADVLLLAGKADEAAVALGQALGCYERKGNLVSTQRAQTRLAEFLDAAPR
- a CDS encoding plastocyanin/azurin family copper-binding protein, whose amino-acid sequence is MSLVLAATGCAGTASTTPTPSVPPAVTVILEESAFVPPGGAAIDGVPALTIPVGTTVIWTNRDAIDHTATEYLNGFSKPDARFDLELTPGANGSYTFDEAGTYEVGCVPHPPMQMLVIVEEAT
- a CDS encoding adenylate/guanylate cyclase domain-containing protein, with product MPACAKCGFEYEGAFRFCPVCGAELAAAAPSHEQRKTVTVVFCDLAGSTELGETMDPERLRTLLAGYFARMRAIVESHGGSVEKFIGDAVMAVFGVPVVHEDDALRAIRAALEMRDALPALGLQGRIGVMTGEVVTGTVERLATGDAVNVAARLEQAAQPGEVLIGQPTLALVRDAAEVEPLEPLHLKGKSEPVHAYRLLSVREAPERRHETRFVGRERELALVRHAWERVQAERHCELVTVVGDAGVGKSRLIVEFLASLDATAVRGRCLPYGEGITYWPVVEVLKQLDMLPADKTAAVAIRSLLGESEASTSAEEIAWAFRKTLESAAAERPLVVVFDDIQWGEETFRELIEHVALRSSGAAILLLCLARPELTDRRPAWPVTLRLEPLGDDDVEELIPEHIARELRDRISRAAGGNPLFIGEMLAIAGEAEGEVVVPPTLQALLAARLDQLETGERSVLERGAIEGEIFHRGAVQALAPDDTQVMPRLGALVRKELIRPDRPQLAGEDGYRFRHLLIRDAAYEALAKGMRADLHARFAAWLEEHGAELVELDEILGYHLERACRYRAELGLPDDPMLAAEARRRLTAGGQRAQLRSDFRAAVSLFERAAAFVPQAEIDLALETDLLDALFWAGRGVEALRRADFLAERAASTGDRVSELCARVKAGVLRLNLEPEGATENLTALLERALPVFEEAADDVALYTAYHALGWVAAMRARMDAGLEAFDRAAAHARRVGRKDEYVGMRASVRLWGTTPVSELLPWLDENEPRETMDHRLRASRAWALAMLGRVDEARAILAETRAQLSERGGGIELAMATGMESVNVELLAGDPAAAAELGRAGCSLFEELGDKSILSTAAGMLGQALYALDRLEEADAWASRAAELGASDDALTQALWRQVRAKVLACRGQHAEAERLGREAVAISEKTDQLDAQGDAYADLAEVLSLDGRSKEAAAALGQALGCYERKGNLVSTQRAQTRLAELVDGTP
- a CDS encoding adenylate/guanylate cyclase domain-containing protein gives rise to the protein MRACPTCGHENPENSRFCGNCANLLEAAAPERRKLATLLFCDVSGSTALGEQLDPETVRELMFRYFHTMRDAIEGHGGTVEKFIGDAVMAVFGIPESHEDDALRAVRAAAEMQERMAELNVELARTHGQELRLRIGVNTGEVVSGDATSRVALVTGDAVNVAARLEQAAAPGEVLLGPMTHRLVAHAVDAEATKPLELKGKADALPAYRLLAVSSTERRAPRALTEMMGRDAELADLRAIIDRVGTGRRAEMAIVIGEAGVGKSRLAAEFLARLPTQHVVLQGRCLSYGAGITYWPIGEIARCAARIHDEDEPLSALAKLEALIGGEDGEVAALRVGQAIGLAGGAAPAEEISWAVRRLLEAVAQEAVAVVVIDDLQWAEPALLSLVRQLVTSVDAPVLLLCLARPELLETHPDWPLQLLLDPLGATDIHRLIGALLDTRTDAGQRLMQRLVETAGGNPLFAEELVSSLVEEGHIRHGEAGLIADDAPERIRLPDALGALLGARIDRLASAPRQVLEGGSVEGEVFHRGAATALSGAPHGVAPALDELAAKRWVYPARSDFVDDAAFRFRHLLVRDAAYGAIPKRRRAVLHRLFADWLSARAGTRATEFEEIMGYHLEQSYRYQCELGPPDSETVAIGDRSSELLHAAGRRAVLRGDQAARRLLQRAVDLASDQLRRMGIEIELATVPMTPKSEALAQLASIHERAEAAGAELLALHARTEELWILSWTDPIGAPGRITELESIIGRLEGLRDPDGLARALRLLAEERFQAGRGALALELIDQAIGAAREVGDTLLEDTAVERRLQYMVCAPIHSSKVVEAAQELLGRSTPLGLGLRAETLKYLAVMLAMLGRSEAARAALAEGSTIEAQLGWRSTGQAGGATLMLTGDLAGAEEVMRAGLATLEEAGDIGMAATSRAELAQVLFARGATDEAMEKAETVEAMTSPDDISAVIPARCVRAQVLAARGEWDGAIQLAESAVALADTSDWPGLRGEARLSQARVLAASGHSRAAMAAARAAEDSFFQKGNVVYMERARQLCHELEGLGSVR